One genomic segment of Arthrobacter sp. JZ12 includes these proteins:
- the atpA gene encoding F0F1 ATP synthase subunit alpha has translation MAELTINAEDVRNALNEFAASYEPGNAERVEVGRVTTASDGIARVEGLPSVMANELLRFEDGTLGLAQNLDTREIGVVVLGDYTNIEEGQEVHRTGEILSVPVGDAFLGRVVDPLGQPIDDLGEIKAEARRALELQAPGVTQRKSVHEPMQTGLKAIDAMIPIGRGQRQLIIGDRQTGKTAIAVDTIINQKANWESGDVQKQVRCIYVAIGQKASTIAAVRQTLEEKGALEYTTIVASPASDPAGFKYLAPYAGSAIGQHWMYGGKHVLIIFDDLSKQAEAYRAVSLLLRRPPGREAYPGDVFYLHSRLLERCAKLSDELGAGSMTGLPLIETKANDVSAYIPTNVISITDGQIFLQSDLFNANQRPAVDVGVSVSRVGGAAQVKSMKKVSGTLKLDLAQYRDMQAFAMFASDLDAASRQQLTRGARLMELLKQGQYSPFPVEEQVVSIWAGTNGYLDDVPVEDVRKFEGQFLEYLRHKSSVLTTLAQTNQLESSTVDELKAQITEFKKGFFGEGHDGLVAGHEEHSPLDEGAVDQEKIVKQKR, from the coding sequence ATGGCCGAGTTGACCATCAACGCCGAAGACGTCCGTAATGCGTTGAACGAGTTCGCGGCGTCCTACGAACCCGGAAACGCAGAGCGGGTCGAAGTCGGCCGCGTAACAACCGCAAGCGACGGCATTGCCCGGGTCGAGGGACTCCCCTCGGTCATGGCGAACGAGCTGCTTCGCTTTGAAGACGGCACACTGGGCCTTGCCCAGAACCTCGACACCCGCGAAATCGGTGTCGTTGTGCTCGGTGACTACACCAACATCGAGGAGGGCCAGGAAGTACACCGGACCGGTGAGATCCTCTCCGTACCGGTAGGCGATGCTTTCCTGGGCCGCGTTGTTGATCCGCTGGGCCAGCCCATCGACGACCTCGGCGAGATCAAGGCCGAGGCACGCCGTGCGCTTGAGCTCCAGGCTCCGGGCGTTACACAGCGTAAGTCCGTGCACGAGCCTATGCAGACCGGCCTCAAGGCAATCGACGCCATGATCCCGATCGGCCGCGGCCAGCGCCAGCTCATCATCGGTGACCGTCAGACCGGCAAGACCGCGATCGCCGTCGACACCATCATCAACCAGAAGGCCAACTGGGAGTCCGGAGACGTCCAGAAGCAGGTTCGCTGCATCTACGTGGCTATCGGCCAGAAGGCTTCGACCATCGCCGCGGTTCGCCAGACTCTGGAAGAGAAGGGCGCACTGGAGTACACCACGATCGTTGCGTCTCCCGCTTCCGATCCCGCCGGCTTCAAGTACCTTGCTCCCTACGCAGGTTCCGCGATCGGTCAGCACTGGATGTACGGGGGCAAGCACGTCCTCATCATCTTCGATGACCTCTCCAAGCAGGCCGAGGCTTACCGTGCGGTTTCGCTGCTCCTTCGCCGCCCGCCGGGACGTGAAGCCTACCCGGGTGACGTCTTCTACTTGCACTCCCGCCTCCTGGAGCGCTGTGCCAAGCTTTCCGACGAGCTCGGCGCGGGTTCGATGACCGGCCTGCCGCTCATCGAGACCAAGGCGAACGACGTCTCGGCCTACATCCCGACCAACGTGATCTCGATCACCGACGGACAGATCTTCCTTCAGTCGGATCTGTTCAACGCCAACCAGCGTCCGGCCGTCGACGTAGGTGTTTCGGTGTCCCGCGTGGGCGGTGCCGCCCAGGTGAAGTCCATGAAGAAGGTCTCGGGCACCTTGAAGCTGGATCTTGCCCAGTACCGTGACATGCAGGCATTCGCCATGTTCGCTTCGGACCTCGATGCCGCCTCCCGCCAGCAGCTCACCCGAGGCGCCCGCCTGATGGAACTGCTCAAGCAGGGCCAGTACTCGCCGTTCCCGGTCGAGGAGCAGGTTGTCTCCATCTGGGCCGGAACCAACGGTTACCTGGACGACGTGCCGGTTGAGGACGTTCGCAAGTTCGAGGGCCAGTTCCTCGAGTACCTGCGTCACAAGTCCTCGGTGCTGACCACCCTGGCGCAGACCAACCAGCTCGAGAGCTCCACGGTGGATGAGCTGAAGGCTCAGATCACCGAGTTCAAGAAGGGTTTCTTCGGTGAGGGCCACGACGGTCTTGTCGCAGGACATGAGGAGCACAGCCCGCTCGATGAGGGTGCTGTGGACCAGGAAAAGATCGTCAAGCAGAAGCGCTAA
- the nucS gene encoding endonuclease NucS, which translates to MRLVIARCSVDYIGRLRAHLPLATRLLMVKADGSVLVHSDGGSYKPLNWMSPPASLRIVEPSPDDAELGVTETWNVQHAKSDDRLVISIHELLHESSHDLGVDPGLVKDGVEADLQRLLAEQITLLGEGYSLIRREYMTAIGPVDILARDAEGRTVAIELKRRGDIDGVEQLTRYLELLNRDPLMAPVKGVFAAQQIKPQARVLAQDRGIDCLTLDYDAMRGVDDVDSRLF; encoded by the coding sequence GTGCGTTTAGTGATTGCCCGCTGCTCTGTCGACTACATCGGACGGCTTCGTGCCCACCTGCCGCTGGCTACCCGGCTGCTCATGGTGAAGGCTGATGGATCGGTGCTGGTCCACTCCGACGGCGGCTCCTACAAGCCGCTGAACTGGATGAGCCCGCCGGCAAGCCTGCGGATTGTGGAACCCTCCCCGGACGATGCGGAACTGGGAGTCACCGAGACGTGGAACGTGCAGCATGCCAAGAGCGACGACCGACTGGTGATCAGCATCCATGAGCTGCTGCACGAAAGCTCCCATGACCTCGGCGTCGACCCCGGACTGGTGAAGGACGGCGTGGAGGCTGACCTGCAGCGGCTCCTTGCAGAACAGATCACCCTGTTGGGCGAAGGCTATTCGCTGATCCGGCGCGAGTATATGACTGCCATCGGGCCGGTAGACATTCTGGCCCGGGACGCCGAGGGCCGCACCGTTGCGATCGAGCTCAAGCGCCGCGGAGATATCGACGGCGTTGAGCAGCTCACACGCTACCTTGAGTTGCTCAACCGCGACCCGCTTATGGCTCCCGTGAAGGGTGTGTTTGCGGCCCAGCAGATCAAGCCGCAGGCACGCGTGCTCGCGCAGGACCGGGGCATCGACTGTCTCACTCTCGACTACGATGCAATGCGCGGCGTTGACGACGTCGACTCACGGCTTTTCTAG
- a CDS encoding glycosyltransferase family 4 protein — MLLWVVVGSSLLLSVLLPFLLKPLLHKLGVLDVPNERSSHRTVVIRGVGITVAVGIVVGLVLSLVTGLVPVDRSVVLIVTAILAAAALLGWIEDYRGLSIRLRALLQVLIGAIGTAALAWTMEQSFWWVPFGALAVAAYINAANFMDGINGISGLHGILVGVFYAIAGSMVGQFWLTVAGLVVAAAFAGFLPWNLGRGFVFLGDVGSYLLGASIAGMAVAGLLAGVYLEYLFSPVIVYLADTFITFLRRVRAGERWYASHREHVYQRLTDVGLSHLQAALVVTVCSGLVGAAGFVLATASPPLAVACSVFAAAVVALYINSPRLLARHPSHTGRIVN, encoded by the coding sequence ATGCTGCTCTGGGTCGTTGTGGGATCGTCCCTGCTGCTGAGCGTGCTGCTGCCGTTCCTGCTCAAACCACTGCTGCACAAACTCGGAGTGCTTGACGTTCCCAATGAGCGGTCCTCCCACCGCACTGTGGTCATCCGGGGCGTTGGCATCACGGTGGCGGTCGGCATCGTCGTCGGGCTTGTCCTGTCCCTGGTGACCGGGCTTGTTCCGGTGGACCGCTCGGTCGTGCTCATCGTGACGGCGATCCTGGCGGCCGCGGCACTCCTGGGCTGGATCGAGGATTACCGCGGGCTTTCAATCCGGCTTCGTGCGCTGCTTCAGGTGTTGATCGGCGCCATTGGTACAGCGGCCCTCGCCTGGACGATGGAACAGTCGTTCTGGTGGGTGCCGTTCGGTGCGCTGGCTGTCGCCGCCTACATCAACGCGGCGAACTTCATGGACGGAATCAACGGAATCTCGGGACTGCACGGCATCCTCGTCGGGGTTTTTTACGCGATTGCCGGATCGATGGTCGGCCAGTTCTGGCTCACCGTTGCGGGTCTGGTGGTTGCAGCCGCCTTTGCCGGCTTCCTTCCGTGGAACCTTGGACGGGGCTTCGTTTTCCTGGGCGACGTCGGCAGCTATCTCCTCGGGGCGTCGATCGCGGGCATGGCAGTGGCCGGTCTCCTGGCCGGGGTCTACCTCGAATACCTCTTCTCGCCGGTGATCGTGTACCTGGCCGATACTTTCATCACCTTCCTGCGCCGAGTGCGTGCGGGGGAGCGGTGGTACGCCTCGCACCGCGAGCACGTCTACCAGAGGCTCACCGACGTCGGTCTCAGCCACCTGCAGGCTGCGCTGGTGGTGACCGTATGTTCCGGACTGGTCGGCGCTGCCGGCTTCGTGCTAGCAACGGCGTCCCCTCCTCTTGCGGTGGCCTGCTCAGTATTCGCAGCAGCGGTGGTGGCCCTCTACATCAATTCACCGCGCCTGCTGGCCCGACACCCTTCCCACACCGGACGGATAGTTAACTAA
- a CDS encoding cold-shock protein — MAQGTVKWFNAEKGFGFITPDDSEGDVFVHYSEIQTGGFRTLDENQRVQFEIGQGAKGPQATGVTTL; from the coding sequence ATGGCACAGGGAACCGTTAAGTGGTTCAACGCTGAGAAGGGCTTCGGCTTCATCACGCCGGACGACTCCGAAGGCGATGTTTTCGTACACTACTCCGAGATCCAGACCGGTGGATTCCGCACCCTCGATGAGAACCAGCGTGTTCAGTTCGAGATCGGCCAGGGCGCCAAGGGCCCCCAGGCTACCGGCGTCACCACGCTCTGA
- a CDS encoding DUF2550 domain-containing protein: MDGVGIAFITLAVLFALLVLAVGAFCLRRYQLRSALGTFDASICLPPKGWRMGVCRYTDKHLEWLRLVSLSPRPRYRYLRSSLELKGWRNPTESEKTRIQPGAIIVSLTYEGQELLLAMKYDVYAGLSSWLEAGPVIGIGTWR; encoded by the coding sequence ATGGACGGCGTCGGTATTGCGTTCATCACGCTCGCGGTGCTCTTTGCCCTGCTGGTGTTGGCGGTAGGTGCGTTCTGCCTCCGTCGCTATCAGCTCCGCAGTGCCCTGGGGACCTTCGACGCCTCCATCTGCCTCCCTCCCAAGGGATGGCGGATGGGGGTGTGTCGTTATACCGACAAACACCTTGAGTGGTTGCGCCTCGTCTCGCTGAGCCCGAGGCCCCGCTACCGGTATCTGCGGAGTTCTCTTGAGCTGAAAGGCTGGCGGAACCCCACGGAGTCCGAAAAGACCCGTATCCAGCCCGGCGCAATCATCGTCTCCCTGACTTATGAGGGTCAGGAGTTGTTACTTGCAATGAAATACGACGTCTATGCCGGGCTTTCGTCCTGGCTTGAGGCCGGTCCAGTCATCGGAATCGGCACATGGCGTTGA
- a CDS encoding F0F1 ATP synthase subunit epsilon, whose product MAELEVEIVAADHFVWSGAATMVKARTSDGEIGILPGHSPVLAILAEGELAIQPVSGERITVGVDGGFFSVDSNRVVIVADNAKIGGSVTADAK is encoded by the coding sequence ATGGCTGAACTCGAGGTTGAAATTGTCGCAGCGGACCACTTCGTGTGGTCCGGTGCGGCGACCATGGTCAAGGCACGCACCTCCGACGGAGAGATCGGCATCCTGCCCGGTCACTCGCCGGTGCTTGCGATCCTCGCTGAGGGCGAGCTGGCTATCCAGCCCGTTTCAGGGGAGCGCATCACCGTGGGCGTTGACGGCGGCTTTTTCTCCGTTGACAGCAATCGGGTGGTCATCGTTGCCGACAATGCCAAGATCGGCGGCTCAGTAACCGCAGACGCGAAGTAG
- a CDS encoding F0F1 ATP synthase subunit delta: MAGVSSQSLAEARHELEPRLRTASLTLAEELFGVLDALDSNAGLRRALTDPNRAAEDKVALATSLFSGRISPEAAEIVRGLVAGRWAKPRDLGDALESLAATVAIAVAENRGQGVLGLEGLENDLFSFLSVVESSHDVQRALSEPQADGAAKSALALRLVPTAGEEARLLIRQAVLSPRGLKPSALVQRFIELVALRQERWIANVSVTRPLSDEQFVRLQAGLNRLYGRDLKVNVSVDPSLVGGVRVKVGDEVVDATAVARLAELRRKMAV, encoded by the coding sequence ATGGCAGGCGTATCAAGCCAGTCCCTGGCGGAGGCACGGCACGAGCTTGAGCCCCGGCTGCGCACGGCATCGCTGACGCTGGCCGAGGAACTGTTCGGCGTGCTCGACGCACTCGACAGCAACGCCGGGCTTCGGCGTGCGCTGACCGATCCCAACCGTGCCGCCGAGGACAAGGTTGCTCTGGCAACCAGCCTGTTCTCCGGCCGGATCTCACCGGAAGCGGCGGAGATCGTCAGGGGCCTGGTCGCCGGTCGTTGGGCCAAGCCGCGGGATCTGGGAGATGCACTGGAATCGCTCGCCGCGACGGTGGCGATTGCGGTTGCGGAGAACAGGGGACAGGGCGTCCTGGGGCTGGAAGGTCTCGAGAACGACCTCTTCTCCTTCCTGAGCGTTGTTGAGTCTAGTCACGACGTGCAGCGGGCGCTGTCGGAGCCACAGGCAGACGGTGCCGCGAAGTCAGCGCTTGCACTGAGGCTGGTGCCCACAGCAGGTGAGGAAGCACGGCTTCTGATCCGCCAGGCTGTGCTGTCACCGCGTGGGCTGAAGCCCTCGGCGCTCGTACAGCGCTTCATTGAGCTGGTTGCCCTGCGTCAGGAGAGGTGGATTGCCAACGTCAGCGTCACCCGTCCGCTGTCGGATGAGCAGTTTGTACGTCTCCAGGCAGGTCTCAACCGGCTGTACGGCCGCGATCTCAAGGTCAACGTGAGCGTGGACCCTTCCCTTGTGGGCGGCGTCCGCGTGAAGGTGGGTGACGAAGTGGTTGACGCCACGGCGGTTGCGCGCCTGGCTGAACTTCGCCGGAAAATGGCTGTCTAG
- the atpB gene encoding F0F1 ATP synthase subunit A, with protein MIALALPAQTATEEGFVPPSIEEAHPPNILPWELPYGVWFAPGFGKQMLLVILSVVLIGTFFYLASRRGQLVPGKLQFVGEAAYGFVRNSIGKDIIGGRDFLKYVPWLFTAFFFILVNNIFGAVPLLQIPSFSHPGSAYAIAAIFYILWISVGVKKHGFRYFKLAVVPSGVPWYIMPLVVPIEIISNFLVRPVTHSLRLFATMLAGHLIVMLAGSAIEFMALSGNVLLQGTGILVLGGAIAMYMLEALIMILQAYVFTLLAAIYIEGALHADAH; from the coding sequence TTGATCGCGCTTGCGCTCCCCGCTCAAACCGCCACTGAGGAGGGCTTTGTTCCCCCCTCGATCGAAGAGGCACACCCACCGAACATCCTCCCGTGGGAGCTCCCCTACGGCGTTTGGTTCGCCCCCGGATTCGGCAAGCAGATGCTCCTGGTCATCCTCTCGGTTGTCCTCATCGGCACCTTCTTCTACCTTGCATCGCGGCGCGGACAGCTCGTTCCCGGAAAGCTTCAGTTCGTCGGCGAGGCTGCGTACGGATTCGTCCGCAACTCCATCGGCAAGGACATCATCGGCGGGCGCGACTTCCTGAAGTACGTTCCGTGGCTGTTCACTGCGTTCTTCTTCATCCTGGTGAACAACATCTTCGGTGCGGTTCCGCTGCTGCAGATTCCGAGCTTCTCCCACCCGGGAAGCGCATACGCCATCGCAGCCATCTTCTACATCCTCTGGATCTCGGTCGGTGTGAAGAAGCACGGTTTCCGCTACTTCAAGCTCGCAGTCGTTCCCTCCGGTGTGCCCTGGTACATCATGCCGCTGGTTGTACCGATCGAGATCATCTCGAACTTCCTGGTTCGCCCGGTCACCCACTCGCTCCGTCTTTTCGCGACCATGCTCGCAGGCCACCTGATCGTCATGCTTGCCGGCAGCGCGATCGAGTTCATGGCGCTCTCCGGGAACGTGCTGCTTCAGGGCACCGGCATCCTGGTGCTGGGCGGCGCGATCGCAATGTACATGCTCGAGGCTCTGATCATGATCCTGCAGGCTTACGTGTTCACCCTGCTGGCCGCGATCTACATCGAGGGCGCGCTTCACGCGGACGCCCACTAA
- a CDS encoding F0F1 ATP synthase subunit B: protein MDNAVVLAAESPLAPNLWELLVTVAGFAVLMYIVIKFVMPAFEKTFAERTEAIEGGIAKAEAAQAEANAAREEYKQQLLDARTEANRIREEARAEGAQILAELKEKAVAEANRISAQAEAQIEADRQAAVASLRAEVGTLATELASRIVGESLADDARSARVVDRFLADLEAESATQSAGASK from the coding sequence ATGGATAACGCAGTAGTACTTGCAGCTGAGAGCCCTCTCGCGCCGAACCTGTGGGAACTGTTGGTAACAGTCGCGGGCTTCGCTGTGCTTATGTACATCGTTATCAAGTTCGTCATGCCGGCGTTCGAAAAGACGTTTGCAGAGCGGACTGAAGCCATTGAGGGCGGGATCGCCAAGGCCGAAGCGGCCCAGGCGGAAGCCAATGCTGCCCGCGAGGAATACAAGCAGCAGCTGCTTGACGCTCGGACCGAGGCCAATCGCATCCGCGAGGAAGCCCGCGCCGAAGGTGCTCAGATCCTCGCTGAGCTGAAGGAAAAGGCTGTCGCAGAGGCAAACCGCATCTCAGCCCAGGCGGAAGCCCAGATTGAGGCAGACCGCCAGGCCGCGGTCGCATCGCTGCGCGCCGAAGTCGGCACCCTTGCCACCGAGCTGGCCAGCCGCATCGTCGGTGAGTCTCTGGCTGATGACGCACGTTCGGCTCGCGTCGTTGACCGTTTCCTCGCTGACCTGGAAGCGGAGTCCGCTACCCAGAGCGCAGGTGCATCCAAGTAA
- the atpE gene encoding ATP synthase F0 subunit C — protein sequence MEGNLNLVGYGLSAIGGGIGVGLVFAAYINGVARQPEAQRVLQPIAFLGLALTEALAILGLVFAFVL from the coding sequence ATGGAAGGCAATCTGAACCTCGTAGGTTACGGTCTCTCCGCAATCGGCGGTGGTATCGGTGTAGGCCTGGTGTTCGCCGCTTACATCAACGGTGTGGCACGTCAGCCCGAGGCCCAGCGCGTACTGCAGCCGATCGCGTTCCTTGGTCTGGCACTGACCGAAGCCCTCGCCATCCTCGGTCTGGTCTTCGCCTTCGTTCTCTAG
- the atpD gene encoding F0F1 ATP synthase subunit beta, with product MTAQTVEHSTDSVAPGATGRIARVIGPVVDVEFPADAIPAIYNALTTEVTLNGQTHTITFETSQHLGDNLVRAISLQATDGLVRGTTVQDTGAPIAVPVGDGVKGHIFNVLGKPLDVHESQLEINERWPIHRPAPTFAQLEGSTEMLETGIKSIDLLTPYIKGGKIGLFGGAGVGKTVLIQEMITRVARNFGGTSVFAGVGERTREGNDLWVEMEEAGVLKDTALVFGQMDEPPGTRLRVALSALTMAEYFRDVQKQDVLLFIDNIFRFTQAGSEVSTLLGRMPSAVGYQPNLADEMGLLQERITSTKGHSITSMQAIYVPADDYTDPAPATTFAHLDATTELSREIASRGLYPAIDPLTSTSRILDPQYIGWDHYNTAVRVKQILQKNKELQDIIAILGVDELSEEDKIVVSRARRIQQFLSQNTYTAKQFTGVEGSSVSIKDTIEGFSAICNGDLDHIAEQAFFNIGGLDDVERQWAKIQEQSGK from the coding sequence ATGACTGCCCAGACTGTTGAGCACAGTACGGACTCAGTTGCCCCCGGCGCGACCGGCCGCATTGCCCGTGTCATCGGCCCGGTTGTCGACGTCGAGTTCCCGGCTGACGCCATTCCCGCTATTTACAACGCACTGACCACCGAGGTGACCCTCAACGGCCAGACGCACACCATCACCTTCGAGACCTCGCAGCACCTGGGCGACAACCTGGTTCGTGCAATCTCACTGCAGGCTACTGACGGCCTTGTCCGCGGCACCACCGTGCAGGATACCGGCGCTCCCATCGCCGTTCCGGTCGGTGACGGCGTAAAGGGCCACATCTTCAACGTGCTGGGCAAGCCCCTGGACGTTCATGAGTCGCAGCTCGAGATCAATGAGCGCTGGCCTATCCACCGTCCGGCTCCCACCTTCGCGCAGCTTGAAGGCTCCACCGAGATGCTGGAGACCGGCATCAAGAGCATCGACCTCCTGACCCCCTACATCAAGGGTGGAAAGATCGGTCTGTTCGGCGGTGCAGGCGTCGGCAAGACCGTTCTGATCCAGGAAATGATCACCCGTGTTGCTCGCAACTTCGGTGGTACCTCCGTGTTCGCCGGCGTTGGCGAGCGTACCCGTGAGGGCAATGACCTCTGGGTTGAAATGGAGGAAGCAGGCGTTCTGAAGGACACCGCGCTGGTATTCGGCCAGATGGATGAGCCGCCGGGAACGCGCCTGCGGGTTGCACTGTCTGCTCTCACCATGGCGGAGTACTTCCGCGATGTGCAGAAGCAGGACGTGCTCCTCTTCATCGACAACATCTTCCGCTTCACCCAGGCAGGCTCTGAGGTCTCCACCCTGCTCGGCCGCATGCCTTCCGCCGTGGGCTACCAGCCGAACCTCGCCGACGAGATGGGTCTGCTCCAGGAGCGCATTACCTCGACCAAGGGTCACTCGATCACGTCGATGCAGGCGATCTACGTCCCGGCGGACGACTACACCGACCCGGCACCGGCCACCACGTTCGCGCACCTCGATGCCACCACGGAACTTTCCCGTGAGATCGCATCGCGCGGTCTGTACCCGGCCATCGATCCGCTGACCTCCACGTCGCGAATCCTGGATCCGCAGTACATCGGCTGGGACCACTACAACACTGCGGTGCGCGTGAAGCAGATCCTGCAGAAGAACAAGGAACTCCAGGACATCATCGCGATCCTCGGCGTCGACGAACTGTCCGAAGAGGACAAGATTGTCGTCTCGCGTGCTCGTCGCATCCAGCAGTTCCTTTCCCAGAACACCTACACGGCGAAGCAGTTCACCGGCGTCGAGGGTTCGAGCGTCAGCATCAAGGACACCATCGAGGGCTTCTCCGCGATCTGCAATGGCGACCTGGACCACATCGCTGAGCAGGCCTTCTTCAACATCGGCGGTCTCGACGACGTTGAGCGCCAGTGGGCGAAGATCCAAGAGCAGAGCGGAAAGTAA
- a CDS encoding F0F1 ATP synthase subunit gamma, which translates to MGAQIRVYRQKISSTTSMRKIFKAMELIATSRIGKARARVSSSLPYANAITRAVSAVASQSEIDHPLTTEPDQVRRAAVLIMTSDRGLAGSYSATVLKQAESLLELLREEGKETKVYLVGRKAQAYFDFRHRAYERVWTGGTDAPEFETAREVGNVLLDQFNLDFEDGGVDEIHVVYTRFRSMVTQEPTVIRLLPLEVVEEEAASESDILPLYEYEPEPERVLDALLPRYIESRIFAALLQAAASELAARQRAMKSAGDNATELIKKYTRLRNTARQAEITQELSEIVAGADALNAS; encoded by the coding sequence ATGGGAGCCCAGATCCGGGTCTACCGCCAGAAGATCTCGTCGACCACGTCGATGCGCAAGATCTTCAAGGCGATGGAACTGATCGCTACCTCTCGCATCGGCAAGGCGCGCGCACGAGTGTCGTCGTCGCTGCCTTATGCCAACGCAATCACCCGTGCAGTTTCTGCTGTGGCGTCGCAGTCCGAGATCGACCACCCGCTGACCACCGAGCCGGATCAGGTCCGCCGTGCGGCCGTGCTCATCATGACCTCGGACAGGGGACTGGCGGGCTCCTACTCTGCCACCGTCCTGAAGCAGGCCGAGTCACTGCTCGAGCTGCTGCGTGAGGAGGGCAAGGAAACAAAGGTGTACCTCGTGGGCCGGAAGGCCCAGGCGTACTTCGATTTCCGCCACCGTGCCTATGAGCGAGTATGGACCGGCGGAACCGACGCACCTGAGTTCGAAACAGCCCGGGAAGTCGGCAATGTGCTCCTGGACCAGTTCAACCTGGACTTCGAGGACGGTGGCGTCGACGAGATCCACGTGGTGTACACCCGCTTCCGGTCGATGGTCACCCAGGAACCCACGGTCATCCGGTTGCTGCCCCTCGAGGTTGTGGAGGAGGAAGCTGCCAGTGAGTCTGACATCCTGCCGCTCTACGAGTACGAGCCCGAACCCGAGAGAGTACTCGACGCACTGCTGCCGCGGTACATCGAATCCCGGATCTTCGCGGCTCTATTGCAGGCCGCGGCGAGTGAGCTGGCTGCCCGCCAGCGCGCTATGAAGTCGGCCGGCGACAACGCAACCGAACTGATCAAGAAGTACACGCGCCTTCGCAACACCGCCCGTCAGGCGGAAATCACGCAGGAGCTTTCGGAGATCGTGGCGGGTGCGGACGCACTGAACGCGTCCTGA